The Apium graveolens cultivar Ventura chromosome 10, ASM990537v1, whole genome shotgun sequence nucleotide sequence AAACACTCGAGATTCTGCTCCTGTCGAAGTTGATGATTCTGACTAGTTTTTCTTTCCACCTTTTATGCTGATGAGGGGGAGAAATTCATAGTTATTTATGAATGTTAATCAGTTTCTATCTCAGACGATTGCTTCACCTGTTTATGTTTCTTTAAGACTTGATTTTTGTTTGACTTGGTTTTTGTTTGTGATGGTTTGATTGGGTAGCACTGGTTTATGTGCTGGATTATGTGATGGTTTATTGAATCTAATTTGATGTCTCATTTATTTAACTGTCTCATTTGATAATCCATAGGTTTCATTTGCATATTAACATGATTATCATTTGATTGTTTCACATATACACTGTTATTATCTAACATATTGCAACAGGTGACTTAAGTATTTTTGATAGGGGGAACATAGCATTTCTTTACCCTTggcatcatcataaaagggggagaatgttagtCCGAGGTTTCTGATGATGCATTATCCTTTGAAGAAGTCAAATCAGATTGTTAATTAGATAGGTATTCGAGTTTTGTTTAATGTTAACTTAGTTAATTGGATAATCTTTGACTTATCTTTTCTAAACAAACTCTAACTTGGATAAATCTAATCTATTTCAAATTTCTTTAACTTTATCAGGTTTATCTTTTCTAGTAACAAACTAACGGATTGCTTTCAAATACTtattcaaatatttcaaacctAAGTTTATCTTTCTTAATCTCTAAAATAGTTTGAAATACATTCCTATCCGTTATGTTTTACTATATATAACTGACTTGATGTTTTCCAGAAAAACAACTCTCCGCACTTTCCATTTGGCTCTTTTCTGAGAAAAACATTCTCTTAATTTCATTCATTACTTATCCAGTTAATTAAGAGATATAGTCGAGTTGTAATCTTTCACATTTGATTCTTTGTATTCGAAAGgtgtattatatcacttgtcccgggtcGTGGGAGGTTGATTACAAGAGCAAGGCcaagtagctgtgtgctaggtaGCTGTATGCTAGAGAAAGGTTTTTTTCAAGTGGGCCAAGTTTGTAATCAAgaaaagtttgtaagtactttgttttaagtggatataatacattctctatgctagttggcatgagGACTTGGATGTAGGTCATAGACTAGGTATAGGGGCCAAACCAAGTGAAAAACTCTTGGTGTTCTTGCATTGTTTTATTTCCCGCATTGCACGTTTAATTTTCTGCAATTTACATCATGCTGTTAAATAGGGTCTGTCTCATTTAGATTCAGTCTGTATCATTTGCAatagagactgtcccatttgtgAACAGTCATACTGTAATTCGATTGTGCCTACAAATTTCatgttttattttttaaaattaagtaaataattcacattttcaatatatttattatttacaATAATATATACAGCATTTATATAACATAATACATATGTCTAGCTACGTATATGTAAAATGCgtgttttatattttaaaattatgtacATTCCAATTTGTTCACTATCTACGATAACATGCATACGCATGTtggaataataataattatgCTGTAATTCGAAAACAAGTTTTTAGAAAATCGGAAATCAAATCTAGGCGGTTAAATTACCTACTTAATATGATTCAAAAATCGGGAACTAATtcagaataaaaataaaatgtatTTTTTTGATAAAAGTGTATTTTATCAATTGAATAGTatctaatatattattataattataataattatccATTATCAATAAGAGATATAACATatcataaattttataattagtcatatttaaattaaaatagtatttgaattttaataaattaatatatgtaccataataataaaaaaatataaaggatttcaaaaatatattaaattatataatatGTAAAATAGGGAATTTCTATGAGCTGTCGGAAACAAATAAGGGTAAGAAAATATGACAATTAAGTGGGTTACCAACTGAAAACGGTGACGTTTTGAGAGTGTGAATCGATTTTAACAACGCCTTATCGGCGATCAGTGAAGCTCGCAAATCTCGACAATGGCAGAGCTTCCAGAAGCTTCGAATCAAGAAGAACAAGCTTCAAGTTCAGATGTTTTCGATCCTAAAAGCATGAGGAAAACGAAACCTGGAGTCAAACGCCTCTTTCTCACCATCTCTGTTCTCCTCTCTTTTCTTGCTGgtgaatatacatatatatatgcacAAATTTTACTTTTTTTAGCTGTTTGATGTGTTCATTACTGtaaagttttgattttttatGGTTTGATTACGCGTATGTGTCATTTGAGCTGTATTGATGTTTTAATTACTGATGAATTTCTGATTTTTAGGTTTTAGAGAGAGAGAGTGGGGGGGGGGGAGGGGGAGAGATAAAGCTCTATTAATGTGATAATGCCTGATAAAGTTTCATTTTTGTGCTCGATTTGTGTGCACTCACACTGTGAATACAGATGCATTGTTCTATTAATGACTAGTAAGTTTTTATTTTGATGTACATTCATTTTATGTAGTGATAACAGTGATGTATATATCACTTGTATGAGCTGATTAGGTTTTTGATaggaatcatttgtttattaattacTCACTACGTACACACACACAATGTATATAACTTTTTTGAGCTATTTATTTTGATGTTTAAATTAATGACAATGTTTTGATTTATGTGCTTTTAGTGTTCAACTTTTTGCTAATTAgcttttaattttaattatgtatatatatatattcatattttaCTTCTATAAGGTTCGTTGATGGATAAATTGTTGATAATGATGATTTTTTGATATATTGATTATAGGTGTTCCATTTTTACTCAAGTCTATAGAGATCTACCGCTCTCCGATTCCCTTTGCTGAAATGGATTCGCTCTCGAATTCGATTGATTTGAATCCGTTGGTATTTCCTTGTAGATTTCATGTTtcttttgttgattttgatttTAGAGAGGTGAGCGCTGATACGATAGGGTTTTTGGTTCTAGAAAATATGCGTAAGTTAAGTAGTAGTGAGAATGTATGCGGAAGTTGTGGGAATAATTACAATGTTTCGGTGACAATGGAGACTGGTGGTGATTGTAAGGAGAGTGAAAATCCCGAGTCGAGTGGATTGTGGAAATGTGGAAGGGTTAAGGAGGGGAATTTGGATAAGATGTTGGAGGATGATGCAACTATTGATGAGTACTTGAATGAGGTGTTGGGCAAGAGTGAAGAGGGGAGTGGGAAGGTTTATCGTGTAGTGGTGGTGAGGAGAGATGAAGAAACTAGGGTTTTGGTTGGGAAGAATAGGCATGCTTGGATCGTGGGTAGGCTTTTAGAGGTGGATGAAACTGTTGAGATGGTAGCGGAAGTATTTGTTAAGATTTTTGTCAATGGTGGAGTTGAAGATGGGTCGATTCACTCGGAGTTTATGCCTGTGGGTGCTGATGGGAGGATCGTACTTTCATTTAATTTGCTGAATGCTGATCCCCGTGATTGGGTTTATGACTGGTATGGACTTTAATCAGATAAAATTCCTTGTTAGTTTTCTTAATGTGTTCTTAATGTGTTCATGAGGAACACTATTGTAATGACCATGAAATTATATTACACATAAAGGTCGGTGCATATGCACATCGTCTATGTTCATCCCTCCCCCTGGCTTCTGCAGGAATTTCCAAGAGATGGAGGAGATTCTTTTGGCTCCTATTATCAGGACATTGGCACCTTTAGCTAATATAAGCATTGAAAGTCAAGTACGTAATAGAAACTATAGTATAGTTCTGTCAAAGTTCAATATATTCATGCGAGAGTTAAGTTCATTAAGTGTCCTTATCATGCTTGCATAGTTGCATTACTTTTATTATTTGCACATGCAGGTTTTATACCATACTCCCAAGTCTTCATTTGCATATTGggataaagaaaaggaaagctACATCTTTAGCACAAATGATTTGCCTTTCTTCGTAAGTTCGTTATTAATTACTAAGATAAATTTGCATGTATATATCACTTAGACATGAGTCTTGTTCCATACACAAATGCACACACGAAGGGGCGCACATATACGTGAGCTTGTCACTTGTTATGCCAAGTACTTTCTTAGAGTTGTAGATCAGTAATATTATCCTTACTTCATACTTCATGTCTTTGCCTGCCTTGTTTTTATCTTATTCCCTTAAATTTTTGTAATTTATATATGTAGCACTTATCTTCCAATTTAATCATTATTTTATCCACCATAActagattaataaatatcccaTGTGAATACTTCTTTGTTGAGAATGGAATATTTTTGAATTGGCTTATAAGTAGTAACTAGGACCATCATGCTTCGTTCATTTGGGAATAACAAACTACCTTTTTTTGTTTTTCCCCTCATTTTCCTGTTCCCAAAATAAGAAGTTTAGATAGGACGACTAGATGCACCCTTTAAGTGTTAAACTTATGTTTTTAAATTACGATATGTATATCTTCTAGTTTCTTCCCCTATAAGCTTATACTTTTTAAATATATAGGTGAACTCAAATGAATGGCACCTGGATACCTCCATTGAAGCGGGCGGACGATCAAAGATTTTTCAATTTGTGGTGTATATTCTTTAACTTTATCATTTCCCTATAAGTATCTTCTTCCTGAAAAGTGGAGAGTTAAAACTACATCCTTCACTATTTCCATGTATTTGTGAGATAGGATGCTTCACAAGTAAGATTTATCAGTTATCTTCAACACAGTGGGTTACTTAAATCAAATTATGGACTTCCATGTTTCTTTTTATGTAAAACACTTCTTAGTATCTACTTGTTTTAAAGAATTTACTTGAGACAAGGGAACCAAATTATTTACTCATTCAAGGGATATAATTATTTACCCATTCAAGGGATATAATTATTTACTCATTCAAGGGATATGGATTACAAGTCCTAAACATTGATGGATTAAAAAACGTTGTTAGATTCTTTAATTTTTCTTAAAGAAACTTATCTTAGTCATTTTACGTTTGGTATTTACAAAGATAAATACCTGATTCCTTAACAACTATCTAATGTATATATGCATTCTCTCTATTGCCAGTTATGTGCCATCAGCAAATGAATGCCCTCTTTTGTTACAACTTCCAAATGGAGAGATATCTATGACAAATGGCTTCATATCTCCGGTTAGATATTACAGATTAAGGATGCGATGTTTAAGTGGTTTTTTCTTAAATGGAACTCAACATAAAGTGTGTGTGCCAATATTGCAGATGTGGGGAGGTGTAATTGTTTGGAATCCGCCACGTTGCACGAGAGATTCTGAAAGTTTTTATTCTCGGAACAAGATTCCCCCACAGGTAAGAAATTAAAGTGCAAGTAAAAAAGTAACCAGCTTTGATGTCTCTGCAACTCTGTGTCACCATGTTTAATAGATAAGGAACATACAAATTTTGCTTTTATGTATGTTCCCTTTTTCCTTGTAATATGCGTTTCTGTGCTACATTGACAAAATGCTTCATTAATAGTTAATTTTAAATTGCAGTATAAGAGGTATTTTGTAAAGAACATGTGATCTGATACACAtgtataaatattaaaattatatagaAGATATATAGGATCAAGAGTTACCATTGGGTTATTGGCGTGTTGTAATATAAAACCTTAACTTTGTagaaattgttaaatctaaacaTTACTCTAAGGTAACAAAAAGTATCGAGTGTATAAGATTACGGACTTTACATTTGACTTTGACGTAATTTATAAATTTATCAGGATTGATTGATGAACATTATGAACAGGATATAGAGAAGGTATTCGAAGTTTTCCTGGGGCAACTTCGACAACTATTTGGTTTAAACTCTGGTAGCGTCTATCATGATACTTCAAGCACATTTACACTATTATCTACCGGAAAGGGCTTTACAGAATGGTAAGCTATTATGTTATTCATATAGACTACATCCCTCAAAAGGCTTAAAGTAAACTTCGTAACTGATGTTTTCCTGTTTAGACATCTTTGTTGATATTTTTATTCCTTACGCAACTGTTTGTTTTTAATCATCTTGTAGGGAATTGGATTTCTTATCTCGCCAACACACATGTTATAATCTACTTCAGTGTGGTACGACCCTTGGATCACTTTCGCGATTGGTACGTCTTTcatttcttatttcttatttttatttaaaCACTTAAGTGATATTTGTGGGTTGTAACAACTCCTATCCATGCAGGTTCAGTCACTTCCAAGGATGATCATCAAGGATGAGATTGGAAAACAGGTTAGTCGATGAATGAATACAGAAATAGGTTATTCTGCAAATCTATTCAATTTAGATGGTCCAAGCAACATTTATAACTTTCCTGAACATTACAAGTATATAGAAATCTATTTAGGCCTCTTTAGAAGCAATATTCAGTGTAACTGGGACCTGATCTGGTTGGGGTCTAGAGGAAGTCTGGGTAGTTCTTGTTTGATAGTAATTCAACCTCCACCTAACTAATAAATCCAATTCTGCATTGCAAATTCTTGGGTGATTACACTTGAGTACATAAACCAGCCTCACCTATTGTTCTTATTTTTAAAGTTTGCAAGGTATAGTGCTCAGCTTTTTGCTGACCAGTGTTCTGTCTTACCCTCAATCTTGCCACATCATTGTTGCTGGGTCATGATTTTTCAGACTGATGTCTTGCATGCAACCAATTGTCTGAAACTTATCAGTATATATAATTCAAGGGGAACTTGACATGCAAGCATAGTATATGTTTTCAAGTTTATCAATGCCTAGCCATGCAAGAAAATAATTTATTCAAAATTTGTGGTTATCCGAGCATCTTTGCTTTGGGTTTTTCTAGCTCCTTACTAAATAAAAGTCATTCCTTCTGTTACATTACAGGTAAAATTTTCTCTTGAAGCTGCAAAATTAGCTCGAGGTAATGCTTCCCGTGGAATTTCTGATGCATCAGCTGGTATGTTAATTATGTCGGTCACAGGCTATAGGTTCATGTGGTGCATATGAAACCTTCTAATAAATACTAATACACATTTTACTTCTTGCCAGTGTCCTCGAGGGAAGCTAGAATACTGGCAGAGGATGCCTTTTTTCATCCATCTATGATGTCCGTGAGCTACTATTCCTTCGAGCATTGCTTTGCTGTATACTCGGTTCGTCCCACTACATGAAATACATTTACTTTGTCTTTTTGAATAAGTAGTTAAATTGGTTTCTTGAAGTTGGGGTTTATGCTATTAGTACCTTTCACCTCTTGGTGACTGAGCTACCAAACTAAAAAGGTTGAAGGGTCTAGTCTTTCTAGAGAAGATGTTATCAGACTGAGTCAATGTAGCATAAATAAATCAATAGTAAGAATTTAATCATTTGAACAGGGACATGAAGCAATTTATTGGCTCTTGCAAGAAGTTTGAAGTATAGAGGCTTCAGCATTATGGTAGCTTCAAGTTACACGTCATGTGCCGTGGGAGAGGATGAAAGCTGATATATTTTCCAGAGATATCAGCTCCTAGTTGTGATAGAGCTCCTCAAGCCTCTCCTAAATTATACTTTTCTGATTAGTCCGACACACATTTATCATCGTCCTCTCTTTGTTTTCCCGACAAGCAATTAAATTGCGTGTTGTCATGACAGACTTCTTCTCGTGAGAGGACTAGAGCACCTAGACAACTAGGGATGAACCAATCATGACATACTTATCCTCACAACCCAAGGCAGATAGGTACCTGCAGCAAAGAAACTAACAGCCCCTATAGTCCCAATATTCGTAGTGTTAATCCCAGCCTTTGGCACTTTAAAAGAATCCAGATATTAAATTTGATAGCTTGATTTCACCCTACAGTCCATTTATGTTATCATCTGATATCCTCAGCAGCCTTTCCACTCCCCAACTCATTGCCAAGAATTGTCATCAGAATGGCATCATTGGGTTTCATTATTCAAGGATTTTTATTTTCATTATCTTTCACTAATTTAAAGTATTTTTGTTGTTCTGGCCATGGTAAGTGGCTACATAAATTTCTGACTACATAAATGACTGGCATGGAACTTTGTGAACATTTTTTCTCCTTTTAAAAGTTATTGCAAGTGTGATGTTTTATTTCTTTTTGCTAATTGGAGTGTGGGGTTTTCTTCGTGCCTTCATGATTTGAAGGTCGTATACatatctttttctttttttattttgttaaatTGTTGTATTACATATCTTTGTGACTTTGTCTGCTATTTTGTTTTTTGCTAACTGGAGTGCGGGGTTTTCTCTGGAATGTACTAAACATGTAGCTATATCTTCTTGCAGCCATTCTTTCTGCCAGTGTCAATGCACATCATTCTTGCGGTTTTAAGAGAATTCCGAAGGTACAAGCAAGAAAATGCCAAACACCAAGCATGGAGAGCCATAGACAGATAGAATTATATGATCAGTTATTGCTGTCCAAAATACACGTCAGAGCTTAGATGCACTGTTGCTACTGCTAGGCCATCAAACATACTGAAATGGAAAAGAGATTTTTTTTTTTGTAGTCTAGCAAATTGTTCACAGGTAGCATGAGCTGGGTATATTCTTGTATTTGACATGCTTAGTACATTGCTTTATATCATAGCTCGTTTGTAGTTTCCTTTGTAGTGTTTGGTTATTGTGTTAGAGTAAGTCCAAGAGTGCCTTAATTGTTGGTCTAAACTAAATTTTGAGGCATTTTGAATAATTGAGTGCTCCAACAATGTCTCGTGGTGCTTTAAAATACTAGAATATTTATCACGTGCATTTTGCATGTTTTATActatttttattcataaaatattTGTTTCCTTCCTTTTCTGAACATCACTTCCTTCTCATCTTTTTTTCATTTCCCTccaattattatttaaatatattattattttaataataaggcACAAAAATAAGGTATTTGAGTCGTAAATCAACATTATATTTTATAATGTTTTATACTATGTTTATCCATAAAATATTTGTTTCCTTCCTTTTCTGAAAATCACTTCTCATTTTTTTTTCATTTCCCTccaattattatttaaatatattattattttaataataaaatacaaaaataaGACATTTGAGTCGTAAGtcaatattatattttataatatttataggACACTTGTTATAACACTCTTAAACTTGCTCTAAATGCTTGCCATGTAGCTCGGGTGTAGTGGCGTGTTTGTTAATTGCCTAGTGCCATTTTGGTCAGGGTATTTATATTTTGCTTTTAGAAGTTAGTCATTTTAAGTTTTCTTTTCTTCATATATAAGAAAAGTTTTAGATATAAGTTTTTTTTAATTCCATCTATTAACACGGGTATTTATCAGATTAGCAagttcaaattttattttttaatactAAGTTTGGGTTAAAGATCAAGTTTGTCAAGTTAGTCTTAGATATTATTTTGTTCATTGACTACAATGGGGCATTATTTGAGTCAATGgaatttataataaatattaatcGGACCAAATAAATCTAGCAACTCAGATAATAAATTTAGATTTTAATAATTTACTTAATAATTGTATTTATCGATATATGAATAGTAATAAAAACCTATGGTGGaagttttaaaagaaaaatctTATGAAATATACTAGCTTTAtgttaaaaattatatttttttcatttatattgcatatatttaataaaaaactAATGTGAATAAATAATactaaaattaataattaaataatagtttTTAATTTGAATGTGTATAATTTGAAACTAAAGTCAAAAGTTAAGATCTAAATGTAAGATCAAATAGTATAAAATAATATAGGATTTACAAATTTGaactattaattttatttataattgatAAATAATAGTGGAAATACTTGTTATTCACCGGTTTTGAACCTAGTCTAGGACTTGTTGGTATATTTTCACTAGAGATATAAATTCTGATGGGTATATTTTCACTAGAGATATAAACTTATATTGACAGGAGcgtaatattttaatatttaaatttaacgGTTATGATCATTTGATCAGACGGCCATGATTGAAGCTGATAACCAAAAGTGGGTCCCCATTCAGGTTATTACATGACAGTGTTTATAGACGCCAGTAAAGTGTTCTCACCTGAATCGGGGTGGAAAGAAAGAGATGGCTAGGGAAATTGAAAATGATGATTTATTCATGAAGTTACCAGAAGGTTTTCGAGAAAAATTCATGCAGCAAGTTGTGTCACGTACAAGCCCTGCAGATGCCATTAGACTGTCTAGTGTGTCTAAATTGTTCCAATCAGTTGCTGATTCCAACGTTGTTTGGGATTCTTTCATTCCTCCCGATCATGTAGCTGCCGTTGATCCCGTTATATTTCAATTATTTGAAATTAAATCTACCAAGAACTTGTTTTTGCTTCTTACAGGGATCCCTGTTTACTTCCATCAAGGTTTGTCAACTTGTTACTATTATTTTCTTTTATAGTTCCTATTCCATTCATTGAATTGTTCATCAATTATTTcacatttttttttatttctgaaTTTGATTAAAGGTGATGATGACGATAGCTGGAAATCAGGTAAACAAAATAGATAATTTCGTACTCCCTCTGTCTCAATTTAGATGTTCACTTTCAAAAAATCACACGGTTTAAGCAAAGTGAATGTTGATAAATTAATTGTATTAATTGACCATCATATGTGGAAAGGGCTTGATCTAGAAAATATAAATTAGAAATATGTGAAGTTGGAAATATAAATTTGCATTGAGATGCAACTAAAttgaaacaattttttttttcttaaaaatggACATATAATTTGAAACAGAGGGAGTAGTTTGTTGGAAGTTGATTCACAGTTATGTTATGTTACATTTTTATCTCTGGCTTAATTTGTTTTGTTATGAATCTTACTGGTTTCCTATTGCGATAAAGTGTCGTATTTCTTAGACCAATGGAGTGGAAAGAGATGGTTTAGGATATGTTCTAACAAGCTCTCAATCACATATCGCGATACAGACTACTGGATTTCTGGGATACGGTGCAAATTCTCTTAAGTTTATAATCTTTTTATTGATTTCTAAAATGTTATATTTTCGTAATGCTTTATCACTCATAGAACATGGAAAATTTTAGGCTCGGTCACGTGGCGTGGCTTGAAATTAAGAGGAAGGTAAGCACATGTAAGTTGTCTGCTAATACAACTTATGCAGCTTACCTTCTCTTTTCATTACCGGAATACTTCTATTATGGGTTTCACGTGCCCGTAGAGACTTCTGTTGGGATCACCGAGGAAGAAAGCATCATTAAATCTGTCTATCTGGACCCTGATATCGCCAAGTCCAAATGCCAGTATCTAAAGCGTAGAAAAGATAATCTGTTCGAAGTTGAGTTAGGTGACTACTTTAACAATGCTGGGGAGAACAGGGATCTGGAAGTGACAGTTAGAGAAGTGAAAAGTGgaaaaccaaaatgtggaatgtCTATATGGGGGATAGAGCTCCGACCCAAGCGAGGTAAGTTAGAACCGCTTTGATGGTTTGACAATTTATATTGGCTAGGTTTTGCATAAATATCATTGTTCTATAGTGTTCTATATTTTTAAACTACGAGCCCCCCGCCCCCGCCTTCGCCTTATCTATGATTGAAGAATCATTTCGGATAGCAATAAATTAGCTGTCAAAGTTTTGTTCGTTTGTTTGATTTGCACAGATAGTATCAACCTCTACTGCAACTCCTTTCACAAAACGCATTCACATGCAAAGAGAGATGGTGAAAGAAGAGAAGGAGAGATGTCTAAAGAAAGAGAGGAGGGTTGTGAAGACACTGATTTATTTAGCAAGTTACCTGAAGGACTTGCACAAGCATTTATGGAAGAAATTGTGTCCCGTACTAGCCCTGTTGATGCGTGTAGACTATTAGCTGTGTCTAAACGTTTCAGG carries:
- the LOC141690153 gene encoding uncharacterized protein LOC141690153 isoform X1, giving the protein MAELPEASNQEEQASSSDVFDPKSMRKTKPGVKRLFLTISVLLSFLAGVPFLLKSIEIYRSPIPFAEMDSLSNSIDLNPLVFPCRFHVSFVDFDFREVSADTIGFLVLENMRKLSSSENVCGSCGNNYNVSVTMETGGDCKESENPESSGLWKCGRVKEGNLDKMLEDDATIDEYLNEVLGKSEEGSGKVYRVVVVRRDEETRVLVGKNRHAWIVGRLLEVDETVEMVAEVFVKIFVNGGVEDGSIHSEFMPVGADGRIVLSFNLLNADPRDWVYDWNFQEMEEILLAPIIRTLAPLANISIESQVLYHTPKSSFAYWDKEKESYIFSTNDLPFFVNSNEWHLDTSIEAGGRSKIFQFVVYVPSANECPLLLQLPNGEISMTNGFISPMWGGVIVWNPPRCTRDSESFYSRNKIPPQDIEKVFEVFLGQLRQLFGLNSGSVYHDTSSTFTLLSTGKGFTEWELDFLSRQHTCYNLLQCGTTLGSLSRLVQSLPRMIIKDEIGKQVKFSLEAAKLARGNASRGISDASAVSSREARILAEDAFFHPSMMSVSYYSFEHCFAVYSPFFLPVSMHIILAVLREFRRYKQENAKHQAWRAIDR
- the LOC141693050 gene encoding uncharacterized protein LOC141693050, which encodes MAREIENDDLFMKLPEGFREKFMQQVVSRTSPADAIRLSSVSKLFQSVADSNVVWDSFIPPDHVAAVDPVIFQLFEIKSTKNLFLLLTGIPVYFHQGDDDDSWKSVSYFLDQWSGKRWFRICSNKLSITYRDTDYWISGIRLGHVAWLEIKRKVSTCKLSANTTYAAYLLFSLPEYFYYGFHVPVETSVGITEEESIIKSVYLDPDIAKSKCQYLKRRKDNLFEVELGDYFNNAGENRDLEVTVREVKSGKPKCGMSIWGIELRPKRDSINLYCNSFHKTHSHAKRDGERREGEMSKEREEGCEDTDLFSKLPEGLAQAFMEEIVSRTSPVDACRLLAVSKRFRSAAESDVVWERFLPSDYQQFFSRADSHLDISFATKKELYLFLIGNPLLLDGNTKSFWLDKWSGKKCFMITISFAQHPVAAEYMYSDWWGPNSDHSSRFINTFTSRGLTWFEIRGKISTSLLSPDTTYTAYLVHKSEFLDRDPVENPIPFKASVGSSGDESVNRVVYLDRKTGETGRQYAVERKDGWLEVELGEYYNKGGENEDLEMSVMEVTSGIHKDGYAIQGIEIRPKHG
- the LOC141690153 gene encoding uncharacterized protein LOC141690153 isoform X2, which produces MAELPEASNQEEQASSSDVFDPKSMRKTKPGVKRLFLTISVLLSFLAGVPFLLKSIEIYRSPIPFAEMDSLSNSIDLNPLVFPCRFHVSFVDFDFREVSADTIGFLVLENMRKLSSSENVCGSCGNNYNVSVTMETGGDCKESENPESSGLWKCGRVKEGNLDKMLEDDATIDEYLNEVLGKSEEGSGKVYRVVVVRRDEETRVLVGKNRHAWIVGRLLEVDETVEMVAEVFVKIFVNGGVEDGSIHSEFMPVGADGRIVLSFNLLNADPRDWVYDWNFQEMEEILLAPIIRTLAPLANISIESQVLYHTPKSSFAYWDKEKESYIFSTNDLPFFVNSNEWHLDTSIEAGGRSKIFQFVVYVPSANECPLLLQLPNGEISMTNGFISPMWGGVIVWNPPRCTRDSESFYSRNKIPPQDIEKVFEVFLGQLRQLFGLNSGSVYHDTSSTFTLLSTGKGFTEWELDFLSRQHTCYNLLQCGTTLGSLSRLVQSLPRMIIKDEIGKQVKFSLEAAKLARGNASRGISDASAVSSREARILAEDAFFHPSMMSVSYYSFEHCFAVYSGHEAIYWLLQEV